Proteins encoded in a region of the Pseudobacteroides sp. genome:
- a CDS encoding CARDB domain-containing protein: MVKIVIILQNVPQILRRIETVQLVRHLMQWEISGFQILPGEYLLTFNIDSENKIDEANEENNKITVKFYVDDYADSASGAKEIRIWQDVKGYLSTYSGELC; the protein is encoded by the coding sequence GTGGTGAAAATAGTAATTATATTGCAGAATGTACCACAGATATTGAGAAGGATAGAGACTGTTCAATTGGTCCGGCACTTGATGCAGTGGGAAATCAGCGGATTCCAAATACTCCCTGGCGAATACCTCCTAACATTCAACATAGATAGTGAAAACAAGATTGATGAGGCAAATGAAGAAAATAATAAAATAACAGTAAAATTCTATGTTGATGATTATGCCGACTCGGCAAGCGGTGCGAAAGAAATAAGGATTTGGCAGGATGTTAAAGGATATTTAAGTACTTATAGTGGAGAACTGTGCTGA